A region of the Stieleria neptunia genome:
ATTCGAATTTCCAAGATTTCAATTCGGAATCAAGCAACAAATCCGGGGGTGCCACGAGAACGGTAGTGTGCATCGTGGCGAAACAATTCGCCCACGCAAAACACTTCCGGTTTCCATCCTCTCCACGTAAGGAACTGACCATGGCTGCTTACATTAAGTTTGATGGCGTTGACGGCGAATGCAAAGACAAGGACCACAAGGGCTGGAGCGACTTGCTGTCGTTCAGCCAAGCGGTCCATCAACCCGGCGGCTCGGCCACCGGTGCGACACGGCGTCGCGGCGACGTCATCATGGAAGACATCTCGTGCACCAAGGAACTGGACAAATCGAGCCCGAAAATCGCCGAATCGGTGTGCAAGGGCAAGGTCTACCCGAAGGTCGAAATCGACGTCACCGCGTCGTATACCGATGCAGGACGCGTGACCTACTACCGCTATGAGCTGACCAACGTCCTCGTGACCAGTTACAACATCGGCGGTGCCGGTCAAAGCGAATCGGTGCCGACCGAAGACTTCTCCTTGAACTTCGAAGAGATCAAGGTGACCTACACCGAGAACGATTCCAAGGGCAAGAAGAAGGGCAACGTCGAGTACTCGTGGAAGGTCGAAGAAGGCGAGTCTTGATCGCTCTCCCCGAATGGAAGTGGGGTAAGCATCCTGCTTGCCATCCTCGCCGGCTCCGCCGGCGAAGGTAAAGTGGGGTAAGCATCCTGCTTGCCACCCTCGCCGGCTCCGCCGACGAAGGTAAAGTGGGGTAAGCATCCTGCTTGCCACCCTCGCCGGCTCCGCCGGCGAAGGTAAAGTGGGGTAAGCATCCTGCTTGCCACCCTCACCGGCTCCGCCGGCGAAGGTAAAGTGGGGTAAGCATCCTGCTTGCCACCCTCGCCGGCTCCGCCGGCGAAGGTAAAGTGGGGTAAGCATCCTGCTTGCCACCCTCACCGGCTCCTCCGGCGAAGGTAAAGTGGGGTAAGCATCCTGCTTGCCACCCTCGCCGGCTCCGCCGGCGAAGGTAAAGTGGGGTAAGCATCCTGCTTGCCATCCTCGCGCGGCGAACCCTGGAGGCGGAGCCTCCAAGACCGTGTGTTCCCAGGCGGAGCCTGGGAACAAGATCTGACAAGTCGCCTCAGAATCCTGATCACACACCACACCTTGACCGAGCCATGGCACTTCAACAGCAGAATCGGCTCCTGAATCTCAACACGGTTCTCGGTGACGATGTGCTGTTGCTCACGTCATTCACCGGCAGCGAAGAAATGGGACGGCTGTTTCGTTACCAACTGGAAATGATCAGCGACGACCCCGGCATCAAGCCCCAAGACATCGTCGGCACGGCGATCGGCTGGAGCATCGAATTGGCCGACAACTCGCGGCGGCACTGGCACGGTTTCGTCAAAAGCCTTTCACGCGGCGACGTCGACGGACAGGACCGGCGCAACTATCGCGTCGAAGTCGTCCCTTGGTTGTGGTTCCTGACCCAGACCAGCGACTGCAAAATCTTTCAAGACACCAAGGTGCCCGACATCCTCGATGAAGTGCTCGGCGAGTACAGCTTTGCCGATTACAAGCCGGACTTTTTGCTCGACCATAAAGAATGGGAGTATTGCGTCCAGTATCGCGAGACCGATTTCAATTTCTTGTCGCGATTGATGGAACAAGAAGGGATCTTTTATTACTTCAAACACTCCGAAGGTGCTCACCAAATGGTGATCACCGACCACAAGGATGGTTACTACACGCTGCCGGAGGCCGACGTCGATTTCCCCGACGACATCGGCTCGCGTGCGATCGACGACCACTTGACGAGCTGGGAACGCAAGTATGAATTTGTGCCCGGGAAATGGGTGCAGCGCGACTACAACTTTAAAACCCCCAGCGATGATTTGATCACCGACACGGGCACGGTCGTCGACCTGCCGGAAGTCGGCAATTACGAGATGTACGACTATCCCGGCGAATACCCCGACAAGGGCGTCGGCGGCGGCGAAACCCGGTTGCGGATCGAGGCCGAGGAGACGCGTCACGACATCGTTTCGGCGACCAGCCTGTGCAAGACGTTCCAGGCCGGCGGGCGTTTCACCGTCGATCAACATCGCGACAGCGAGGAACAGGGCGCCGAAGTGGTGATCACCGCGATCCAGCACTCCGCCAGCGAGCCAATGGCTTATGAGACCGGCGGCGACGGCGGTTTGGCCTATCGCAACTCGATCACCTGTCTGCCCTCCTCACGCGTCTTCCGAACGCCACGGAGCACCGCCAAACCGATCATCAGCGGCGTGCAAACGGCAATCGTCACCGGTCCGCCCGGCGAAGAGATTTATCCGGACGAATTCGGCCGAGTGAAATGCCAGTTTCACTGGGACCGTTACGGCCAGCATGACGACAAGAGCAGCTGCTGGATCCGTGTCTCACAGGTCCACGCCGGTTCGGGGTTCGGAGGCATCAGCATTCCACGCATCGACGAGGAAGTCGTCGTCAGTTTCCTCGAAGGCGATCCCGATCGACCGCTGGTCACCGGTCGCGTTTATCACGCCCAGAACATGCCGCCCTACGGGCTGCCCGATTCCAAGAATATCAGCGGGCTGAAATCAAACAGCACCAAGGGCGGTGGCGGTTACAACGAGTACGTCATGGACGACACCAAGGGCAACGAATTGATCCGCGAACACGGCCAATTCGATAAAGATTCAACCATCGAAAACGACCTCCGCGAGCATGTGCTCAACAACCGCACCCGCGATGTCTCGGTGGATGAAGCGGTCAGCATCGGCAGCAACCAGGAAATCAACGTCGGCGCCGACCGCACCGTGAATGTGGGGGCCAACCAAGAGGTTTCCATCGGGGCAAACTCATCGCTCAGCGTGGGGTCGAATCGCGACACCACCGTCGGGGGCAATCGGACGTTGAATGTCAGTGGGTCGCAAGAAAACAACACCGGCACCAGTCGATCGACCTCCGTCGGTGCCTCCGACACGCTGAACGTCGGAGCGGCGCTGGAAATCAATGCCGGATCCGCGATCAGGCTGATCGTCGGCGGGTCGGCAATCGAGATCGGACCGGGTGGAATCAAAATCTCCGGGCCGATGGTGGACGTCACGGGCGCCGGCCCGGTCACCATCACCGGCGCCGTCGTGAAGGTCAACTCCTAAGATTACAGGCATCGAAATTGATGACACAGACGTCCACCAAGCCAGCGCCGACGAAGCGAGCAGCCGTCAAGCCAGCGTCTGAGGCACCAGCAGCACCTGAGGCACAAGCGTCTGCCACCGATTCAACGACCCTGCCGCTGCGGCACGGCCAGTCGATTCAAGTGCAAACCGTCGACGACCGACAGACGTTGCACTTGATGTCGGTCGACGGCAAGTGCCGGCTGGAAATCCAGATCACCGAGGCCGGGCCGGTGCTGATGTTGGGCGGCGCCGGACTGCAGGTCTCCGTCGAGGGACCATTGGCCTTCGATGCCGGCCACGTTGCGATTCATGGCCGCGATTCGCTGTCGTTGTCGACCGACGGGGATTTAAGCCTCAAGAGTGCCGGCAAGATGCATTCCAGCGGTCACACCCAATGCATCGAATCACAGCGTGGGGATGTTCAAGTGACGGCCAATGATGATGTGCGGCTGACGGGTGAACGCGTGCGAGTGAATTGTTAGATGATCCCATGCAACTAGAAAACTCAACTCGGTTTCCGGCGCTGTTGTTTCGCGGCGCCATCGACGAAGATCGATTCTGCGCGTCGGTGACGTGTCGTGCGACGTACGACCTGACGCCCCAGGGGTTGGTGCTGTCCGACGAGCAACCTTGGATCGTTTCCGCCGAACCCTGGGAAGGGCCCCATGGCGGGCCGATGGATTCCGACGAAGTGTTCTATCGGGGCGGCGTGGACGTCCTGGTCTTCGGCCAGGCATCCGCCTTCGGCAACGATCCGACGCGAGGCCAGGTGGTCGTCCGTGTCGGAGATGCGTTTCAATCCGCGGTGGCGGTGTTTGGTGATCGTGTCTGGATCGAGCAACAGGACGAACTGGTCCCCAGTGATCCAGAGCCGTTCCAATCGATGCCGCTGGAACTGAACCGGGCCTACGGCGGAAAGGACGTCTGGGATGAACTGGACATCCCGTTTCCCGACAACCCCGACGGTTGCGGCTATTATCTTTCGCGCGACAGCGCGGTCGGGTCGCCGCTGCCCAATTTAGAAGATCCCGCCACCCCGATCACCAACTGGGAGGACCAACCCGAACCGGTCGCGACCGGCACGGTGCCGATGGCGTTTGGTCCCAAGCTGAAACGGTTCATGGTGATCGACGAAGTCACCGGTGAGATGAAGAAACTCGATCCCCGGTTCTTCAACAGTGCGTTCCCCAACTTGATCGTCGACTCGGTTCGGCCCGGTGATCCGGTCGTGGTCGAAGGCATTTTTCCACACGGGTCACTCGCGTTCCAAGTTCCCGATCTGGATCTGGAAGTGATGCTGCAATTCGACGACGAAGAAATCATCGCACCGCTGCAAATCGATCAGATCGGAATCGAATGTGAACGCAAACGTGTCTTCATCGGATGGAGATACCCGTTTCGCTATCGTTTTTATCCGCTGCAAAAACGACGCTGCGTCCTGCGATCGAGGCAGCAGCGCGAACAACCACACCCGATGGCGGCCGCAACGCCGGATTCAGGAGCAGATCAATGCACGCCGTGATGAAGCACTGGCACCCGATGATGGGCATTGATTTCCATATCCCTTGGCCACCGGGGTCGCCCGCGCCGGCCCCTTCGCCCGTCCCCTACCGCACGGGCATGGTGCTGATCGGCACCAGCATGATCGCCTCCTATGCGCCGACCCACCTGAGCATGGGCTATGGCATGTCAATGCAGCAGGGCACCGATATCGGTTTTCTGATCCCACATATCGGTCCGCCGAGTGTTTTGCTGGCCATCGAGATTCCGCTCAGTTCATCCAAGTCGTATTTCGGCGTCGCACGCTATCCGGCCGAAGGCAAACCGATCTGCGTCGCGATGTCGCTGATGATCAACTTGAATCTGAACTGTGGCACACCGGTCCCCACACCGACCGGGATGGTGTTGGCGTTGAACACGCACATGGTCGCGATGACGATGGCCGACATGATCTACGGCAGCGTGCACATGTTGCTCGATTTTGGGCTGCAGTCTCTGTTGCAGTGGGCCGGCGGCAGGGCCGGGGGAATGATCGCGGCCAAGTTTGAAATGCAGATCGCTTATCTGACGTACCGGTTCGGCCCCCAATTGTTGTCCAAGGCAGCCGCCAAAGCGTTTCTACGATCGTCGGGGCGAAGCATCAAGGGACGCGACATCAACCGCTTGGCGCGTGAATTCGCCGATTCGCACAATGCTCGGGTTCAAACCGGTCGCAACGCGGTCCCCAGCCTGACCAGTGAACTTGCCGGCAACATCACCGGCTGGTTCACCGGCGGACCGATGGGCGCCGACAACGCAACCATCGGCGGTCCCACGCTGGTCGACCAGGTGAACGTTGGCGGCACACCCGTCGGAAATATTCCGACCTCATTAGCCCAAGGCGCCGCCGACTACGTGAACGAGCCGAGCGTGCCCGAACATCCCTCCGCGCCGCCGGCAAGTTCATCACCCGACGCAGGCCCGCCGGCGCCCGACGCAGGCCCGCCGGCGCCCGACGCAGGCCCGCCGGCACCCGATGCAGGCCCGCCGTCATCGGATGCCGGGCCGCCGGGGGGATCAGGCGACGACGCGCCGAACGCCTCCTACCCGCCCGACGACGGCGGCGTCTGTGGGCCCGATCCACCGGGGGCGAATGAATGAATCCAAACGCATCGCAACCGGAGTCATCGACCGACGAGCTTCCCGTGGCCACCCAGGTTTCCGGCAGGGCGTCCAACGGCGATTTTATCCTTTCGGTGTTGGCCAAACGCACCTACCGAATGGTCGACAACCGATGGGAGGTCGATGAAGAACAGGAGCCACTGTTCGGCGATCCGCTCGCCAACGCGGATCATCCCGCGTTGATGCAGCGTGACACCGACCTTCATCCCCAGAAAGAAAAAACAGACGTCATCATCAAGGGCCACGCGTACGGGAATGGCCGCACTACGTTCTTGGCCGGTGTGGCCGTCGCCGAGCATCGGATGATGATTCACGTCAGCGGCGACCGGATGGTAGATCGTTCACCCGCAGACCGTTTGTGTTTCTCGCCTCCCCAGCCGGTCGACAAGATTCCGCTTTGCTATTCACACGCCTATGGTGGTGTCGACGCGGTGTCGGAAAAGAAATACGGCAACCCGTTCTTGGAGCTTGCCGACCAGTATCGCGGCGACGAAATCGATTTGGCGGCGGCCAGTCCGTTTCGCTATCCGCGCAACGGCGGCGGCATGGGCTACCTGATGGAATTTGACCCCGCGTCATTCGACCCCATTCCGCTGCCCAATCTCGAAAACCCGTCACAATTGCTGACGCCCGAAACGTTGCTCTACGGCGACGTGGATCAGTGGCCCTTGATGCCGCTGCCGGCCGCGACCGACTGGCTCGATTACGGAGCGTTTCCCCGCAACGCCTTGATGGGGTTTGTGCCGTTGTTCGACCCGCAAATCACCACGGTGCTTGAAATCCAGGCGGGCTATGTTCCGGCGGAGATTTGGCACGAAGACTTCACAGGCAATCCGGCGACCTACATCGCCGGCCTCAACGGTGCTTCGTTGCCGTTGCAACTGCCCCACCTGACCGGCGGCGAACCGCTGATGCTCCGCAACATACATCCCCAGTTCGAACAATGGGGATTCAACCTGCCGGGTGAGGTGCCGACGCTGCGAACCGATGGCCGACAAGGAAAGCTCAACGACACCCGGCCGGTCATTCACACCGTCGTGATCGATCCCGACACGCAACGCATGACGATCCTCTGGCGAGGCTCGGCAAAAGCGCTGCGGCCGTATCTGCCGGATGAATTGGAACGCATGCCATTTGAGGTGATTTGGGACTGATGCGGATCATCGTTCGCGTAACATCGGACCTGCATCACGGTCGACGGTTTTGGCTGCGACCGGGACAGAGCGTCGATGTGGGCAGTGCCGAGTCCGCCGAAAAGGTCTTTCCGCGATCCGGGCTGTTACCCAATCACTTCCGTATGGAATGTCAGTTCGACGGCGGTGTGCTGACCGCGCTCGGTGGGCTGACGCTCTGCAACGGTGTGCCGGTGGGGCAAACCACCCTTGCCGACGGCGATCGGATCCAAGCCGGTCAGATGCAGTTTGACGTCGAGGTTGACGGGGCAAAAACGGTGTTGGAAGCAGCCGATTCGGTGCAACCGGCCTCCGCAAGCCCGACCGCGGGCCCGAGCAAGGGCCAGATCGACGACGATCACGACGGGGTCTGGCACATCGTTCGGGCGAGTGACAACGCGACGCTGCTGCAGGCGAAACCGACAGGCGACAACGATCCGCTGGCACGCTATCGATCGATGATCGCCGCGACCGATCCCGCAGCGTCAATCAGAGTGTTTCGTTTGATGCCTGCCGGTGCACCGCCCGCCGATGCCGCGGCCACGAGAATCTTTGTCGCGCAGCATCTTTGCGGAGACATCCAAGAGCGGTTGTCGGTGTCACTGGAACAAATTCCCGATCCGCTGGAGCAGTTGCCCCCGGATCGCCAACAGGACATCGTCGGCTGGATCACACGGTGCGACGACGAAGGGATCGCGCGCGTCCTGGGCTTGGCCGCTCAAGGCCGGGGTACGCCGCTGGAACGGCCGCACCCGGAGTGGATGCTCCGCAGCGCGGATCCGATCGAGTTGACAGAGTTGTTCGCCGATTCGAGTGATTCGTTTCTCGACAATTTGGTGGACGGATTCGATCTCGTTTGGGGCCGGTGTGGCGACCCGCCCCAGTGCTTCGTCCTCGTCAAAACGAACTTTTCTGGTTTTTTCCGTTTCGAGCCGCAACAATCACGCCGATGACCCGAGAACGGTAGTGTGCATCGCGGCGAAACAGCTCGCCCAGGCAATGAATCACTACTTTCCGCGTTTCCCCACTCAAGGAACAAACGATGGCTGCTTACATTAAATTCGATGGCGTCGACGGTGAATGCAAAGACAAAGATCACAAGGGATGGAGCGATTTGCTGTCGTTCAGCCAAGCAGTCCATCAACCCGGTGGTTCGGCCACCGGTTCGACGCGACGCCGCGGCGACGTGATCCTGGAAGACATCTCGTGTGCCAAGGAATTGGACAAGTCGAGTCCGAAAATCGCCGAATCGGTCTGCAAGGGCAAGGTCTATCCGAAGGTCGAAATCGACGTCACCGCGTCGTACACCGATGCCGGACGTGTGACGTATTACCGCTATGAACTGACCAACGTGCTGGTGACCAGCTACAGCATCGGCGGGGCCGGGCAAAGCGAATCGGTACCGACCGAAGACTTCTCCTTGAACTTCGAAGAAATCAAGGTGACCTACACCGAAAACGATTCCAAGGGTAAGAAGAAGGGCAACGTCGAGTACTCGTGGAAGGTCGAAGAAGGCGAAAGCTGATCGATCGCCCCGACGTCTTGATTGCGACGGTCCGTTTGCCGCTGCGGTGAACGGGCCCGTTTGCGTTGGGCCCGATTGCGTTGGGCCCGATTGCGTTGGCGCCGACCGACTCACGTGCAACTTGCCTAAGACCACACCACACCTTGACTGAGCCATGGCACTTCAACAGCAAAACCGCCTCCTGAATCTAACCACGGTTCTCGGTGACGATGTGCTTTTGCTCACGTCCTTCACCGGCAACGAAGAATTGGGCCGGCTGTTCCACTACCAGCTGGAGATGATCAGCGACGATCCCGGCATCAAGCCGCAAGACATCGTCGGCACACCGGTCGGTTGGAGCATTGAACTGGGCGACAATTCCAGACGCCACTGGCACGGCTTCGTCAAAAGTCTCTCGCGGGGCGACGTCGATGGGCAGGACCGTCGCAACTACCGCGTCGAAGTCGTGCCGTGGTTCTGGTTTTTGACCCAAACCAGCGATTGCAAGATTTTCCAAGACACCAACGTCCCCGATATCATCGACGAAGTGCTCGGCGAGTACGGCTTTGCCGATTACAACCCCGACTTTCAACTCGATCACAAAGAGTGGGAGTACTGCGTTCAATATCGCGAAACGGATTTCAATTTCTTGTCACGGCTGATGGAGCAGGAAGGCATCTTCTACTACTTCAAGCACTCCGAAGGTGCTCACCAGATGGTGCTGACCGATCACAAAGACGGCTACTACACGCTGCCGGAAGCCAACGTCGACTTTCCCGATGACATCGGAACCCGAGCGATCGACGACCACCTGACCAGTTGGGAACGCAAGTACCAATTCGTTCCGGGGAAATGGGCCCAGCGGGACTACAACTTCAAAACGCCGACCGACACGCTGGGCACCGACACGGGGACGGTCGTTGACTTACCCGACGTTAGCAACTTCGAAATTTACGATTACCCCGGCGAGTATCCCGACAAGGGCGTCGGCGGCGGCGAAACCCGGTTGCGGATCGAGGCCGAGGAGACACGTCACGACATCGTTTCGGCGACCAGCCTGTGCAAGACGTTCCAGGCCGGCGGGCGTTTCACCGTCGACCAACATCGCGACAGCGATGAACAGGGCGCCGAAGTCGTGATCACGGCGATCCAGCACGCCGGCAGCGAACCGATGGGGTATGAAACCGGCGGCGGCAGCGACGGGTTCCTGTATCGCAATTCGATCACCTGTTTGCCGGCGTCGCGCGTCTTTCGAACTCACCGCAGCACGGCCAAGCCGATCATCAGCGGCGTGCAGACGGCAATCGTCACCGGGCCGGCCGGCGAAGAAATCTATCCGGATGAATTCGGCCGCGTGAAATGCCAGTTTCACTGGGACCGTTACGGCCAGAATGACGACAAAAGTAGCTGCTGGATCCGCGTCTCGCAGGTGCATGCCGGATCCGGATTCGGCGGCATCGACATCCCGCGAATCGACCAGGAAGTCGTCGTCAGTTTTCTCGAAGGCGACCCGGACCGACCGCTGATCACCGGACGCGTCTACCATGCCCAAAACATGCCACCCTGGGATTTGCCGGCCAACAAAACCCAAAGCGGTTACCTGTCGCGAAGCAGCAAGGGAGGTGGCAAAGACAACGCCAACGCGATCCGCTTTGAAGACCTCAAAGGCGAAGAACAACTTTGGATCCACGCCGAAAAGAACCAAGACATCGAAGTCGAAAACGATGAAACCCACTGGGTCGGGCGCGACCGAAAGAAAACCATTGATCGCGACGAAGACACGGAAGTCAAAGGCAACCGAACAGAGGTCGTCCGAAAAAATGAAACGATCACCGTTCATGGAAGTCGAACCGAAACGGTGCACGCCGAAGAACAATTGAGTGTCAAAGGCAATCGACGCGAGACCATTTCAAAAGACCACACGCTGGTGATTGATGGAAAACGCACCGAAACCACCGCAAAAAATGAAACGCTGAGCGTCAAGGGCGAACGGTCACGAAGCGTCAGCAAGGACGAGAACATCTCCATCGACGGAAATCAAACGATCGGAGTCGGCAAGAGTGCGTCTCTGGACGCGGGCAAGGCCATCCTGATCAATGCCGGTGATTCCATCACGCTGAAGACCGGCAAAGCATCGATCGAAATGAAAAAAGATGGCACCATCAAGATCTCGGGCAAAGACATCACCATCACGGGCAGCGGGAAAATCAACGCCAAGGCGAGCGGCAAAATGACTCTCAAGGGCAGCAAGATCGCGGAGAACTAACCGGCTGGACCGCGCCGAGACATCGCCATGTTACAAGTACACAATCAGACCGATTACGAAACCGCGATCAGCGTTTTGTTCGACCAAGACGGTATCGAGACCGCCTTCATCGTCGTCAAAGCGACGCTGCGGATCGACCAACCCGATCAACCCGCCGAGACGCAATTGCCGATCTTTTACGTCGACGAACATTGGGGCGATCCGGAATCCACCAGCGTCCAATACCCCGCCGACATGACGTTGAGTAAACCGGCGACCGATGTGATCCTCAACGGAACCGCCCACGCCCCGGGATCGGCCCCCACCACCCAGGTCGATGTCCAGCTGGATGTCGGTGACACCAGCAAAACCGTGCGGGTCATCGGGGACCGCGTCTGGCAGAAAGGACTCGTCGGCATCTCGCCGTCCAAGCCGGCCGAATTCGTGTCGATGCCGCTCGTTTACGAACTCGCCTTCGGCGGCGCGGACGTCCATCCCGACGGTCGTGAAGATTGGGCGACAGAAAATCCGGTCGGCCGAGGGTTCCTCGCGTCCGACAAAAGCGGCAACGCCGACGGAGCGCCCTTGCCGAATTTGGAAACGCCCGGACAAGAACTCAAGCGTTGGTCCGACCGACCCACACCCGCCGCGTTCGGGGCAATCGCGGCTCACTGGACTCCCCGGTCGACCTTCGCGGGAACCTATGATGAAAACTGGGAAAAGAGCCGCTCGCCTTTTTTGCCGACCGACTTCAACCCGACGTTCCTCAACGCGGCTCATCCGGATTTGATCTGCGACCCGTATCTGCAAGGCGGTGAAGCGGTCCGCATTCGCGGTGTCCACCCCGAACAGTGGATCCAGTTTACGCTGCCGACTAAGCAGTTCCGAATTCGGTATCAGCTTGCCGGACAGGAATCGGAGGCAGAGCAGCGTCTGGAAACCTTGCTGATCGATACCGACAAACGTGAATATGCAATGGTTTGGCGCGCCGCGGTCCCCTGTCCGAAACAAGCGACGAAACTGAATTGGATTGCCGTCGAGGAATTGACTCCTACCAATCGGCGGGCTTGATCATGACCATGGCAATCATCGCTGTCGACATCGCGTGCCCGGTGGGTCTGTGTATCGAACAAGCCGCGACATCCGTCGCCGCCGGCGTCTCACGGATCGAAGAAACCAATTGGATCGCGCCCAATGGCAATCCGATCAAGATGGGACGGATCGCCGATGATGCGCTTCCGCCGCTGATCGAGGAAATTGCCCAGGATCGATCGCTGACGCAACACGCGCAGCGGTTGATTCGATTGGGCTCCATTGCCTTGAAAGCGGTCACCGAAAAATTGGGCGAACATTCGGCACCGGTTCATGGATTTTTCGCGATGCCTGAATCCGGCGGCGGTTCGCACGGCGACCCGGCGACGCTGGTCCAAAGCGCGCTGGCCAATACCGAGACGAAGCTCAAGTTCGCAGCCACGCATGTTTTCACCGGCGGCCGTGCATCGATGTTCCAAGCCCTGCTCGCCGCGGAGACCTTCTTGGCACAGACCCCCGATGCGATCGCCGTGGTCGGCGGAATCGATTCGTTTCATGACCCGATCCTGTTGAGTCAACTGGGCTCGCAAGAACGTCTGCTGACCGATGGCGTACAAGATGGGATGATCCCCGGCGAAGGTGCAGCGATGCTGATCTGTATCGACGCGGACAGTGCGGCATCGATGAACGTGCAGCCGATCGCGCTGATCAATGCCGTCGCAGTGGCCGAGGAGCCGGGGCACCTGACGAGCGACGATCCCTGCATGGGAGACGGTTCGACCGAAGTCCTTGCGGGGGCGCTGAAAGATTGTGAAGCGGTCCATCACGTGTACCTCAGTTTTAACGGCGAACACATCTGGGCCCAGGAATGGAGCATCGCGTTTTTGCGACACTCGGATTGTTTCGTCCAGGGCCACGGCGTGCATCATCCGGCTGAACACTTCGGCGACAGCGGGGCCGCAAGCGGGGCGATGATGACAGCGTTATCCGCGTTTGCCTTGGCCTCGGGAAAGGCCTCGGGGGAACATCTCGTTTGGTGCGCCTCCGACGGTCCCCTGCGTGGCGCGTGCACCCTTTCCAGTCCTCTCCAACCAGCGAGCTAATTCATCATGGCACAAACAGTCTTCGCCAATTGCCGGGGCGTGATTCATAAAGGATCCGGGACCATCAATTTTGCGTTCCCGGATGTCTGCAAGACACCCACGCCCGGCGGCCCGGTCCCCATTCCCTACCCGAATCTCGGCAAGGCCGCCGATACGACCAGCGGCAGCAAAAAGGTCAAAGCCGACGGCCAGATGATTTTGAACAAAGGCGCAAAATACATGATGAGCACCGGCGACGAACCGGGCACGGTC
Encoded here:
- a CDS encoding type VI secretion system Vgr family protein, translated to MALQQQNRLLNLTTVLGDDVLLLTSFTGNEELGRLFHYQLEMISDDPGIKPQDIVGTPVGWSIELGDNSRRHWHGFVKSLSRGDVDGQDRRNYRVEVVPWFWFLTQTSDCKIFQDTNVPDIIDEVLGEYGFADYNPDFQLDHKEWEYCVQYRETDFNFLSRLMEQEGIFYYFKHSEGAHQMVLTDHKDGYYTLPEANVDFPDDIGTRAIDDHLTSWERKYQFVPGKWAQRDYNFKTPTDTLGTDTGTVVDLPDVSNFEIYDYPGEYPDKGVGGGETRLRIEAEETRHDIVSATSLCKTFQAGGRFTVDQHRDSDEQGAEVVITAIQHAGSEPMGYETGGGSDGFLYRNSITCLPASRVFRTHRSTAKPIISGVQTAIVTGPAGEEIYPDEFGRVKCQFHWDRYGQNDDKSSCWIRVSQVHAGSGFGGIDIPRIDQEVVVSFLEGDPDRPLITGRVYHAQNMPPWDLPANKTQSGYLSRSSKGGGKDNANAIRFEDLKGEEQLWIHAEKNQDIEVENDETHWVGRDRKKTIDRDEDTEVKGNRTEVVRKNETITVHGSRTETVHAEEQLSVKGNRRETISKDHTLVIDGKRTETTAKNETLSVKGERSRSVSKDENISIDGNQTIGVGKSASLDAGKAILINAGDSITLKTGKASIEMKKDGTIKISGKDITITGSGKINAKASGKMTLKGSKIAEN
- a CDS encoding DUF2169 family type VI secretion system accessory protein, whose protein sequence is MLQVHNQTDYETAISVLFDQDGIETAFIVVKATLRIDQPDQPAETQLPIFYVDEHWGDPESTSVQYPADMTLSKPATDVILNGTAHAPGSAPTTQVDVQLDVGDTSKTVRVIGDRVWQKGLVGISPSKPAEFVSMPLVYELAFGGADVHPDGREDWATENPVGRGFLASDKSGNADGAPLPNLETPGQELKRWSDRPTPAAFGAIAAHWTPRSTFAGTYDENWEKSRSPFLPTDFNPTFLNAAHPDLICDPYLQGGEAVRIRGVHPEQWIQFTLPTKQFRIRYQLAGQESEAEQRLETLLIDTDKREYAMVWRAAVPCPKQATKLNWIAVEELTPTNRRA
- a CDS encoding DUF4150 domain-containing protein, with translation MAQTVFANCRGVIHKGSGTINFAFPDVCKTPTPGGPVPIPYPNLGKAADTTSGSKKVKADGQMILNKGAKYMMSTGDEPGTVGGIKSNVFKQNCELLMYSFDVKVEGKNVGRLGDPLWHNKKNIAM